The following are from one region of the Syngnathus acus chromosome 10, fSynAcu1.2, whole genome shotgun sequence genome:
- the LOC119129157 gene encoding solute carrier family 2, facilitated glucose transporter member 4-like isoform X2, which produces MLSSFCVGFVSEWLGRRKAMLVNNVLAFLGGSLMSLSKLCRSFEMMIIGRFVIGAYSGLASGLTPMYVGEIAPTGLRGALGTLHQLGIVTGILLAQILGLEQLLGSEELWPVLMGLTVLPTVLQMALLPFCPESPRFLYIVRCQEHHAKRGLRRLTGRQEVGDLLAEMKEEKRRMDMERKVSIPELFRSQLHRQPMVISILLQLSQQLSGINAIFYYSTSIFTKAGVQSPVYATIGAGVVNCAFTVVSLFLVERTGRRTLHMLGLGGMCVCAVIMTVALALLETVPAMSYVSMLSIFGFVAFFEVGPGPIPWFFVAELFSQGPRPAAMAVAGCSNWTANFIIGMSFQYVAELCGPYVFLIFAALLLFFLIYTFFRVPETRGKTFDQISANFHHASADAMMDMDMELNKTGTELDYLGDESIN; this is translated from the exons ATGCTCTCCTCCTTCTGCGTTGGCTTTGTTTCTGAGTGGCTAGGCAG GAGAAAAGCCATGCTCGTCAACAACGTGCTGGCCTTCCTGGGTGGGAGCCTGATGAGCCTATCCAAGCTGTGTCGCTCCTTCGAAATGATGATTATCGGACGCTTCGTGATCGGCGCCTACAGCG GGCTGGCGTCCGGGTTGACCCCCATGTACGTGGGCGAGATTGCGCCCACCGGTCTGCGCGGGGCACTGGGCACTCTGCACCAGTTGGGCATTGTGACGGGGATTCTCCTGGCGCAG ATTCTGGGCTTGGAGCAACTGCTGGGAAGTGAGGAGCTGTGGCCCGTCTTGATGGGGCTGACAGTGCTGCCAACTGTCCTCCAGATGGCGCTGCTTCCTTTCTGTCCCGAAAGCCCACGCTTCCTCTACATCGTCCGATGTCAGGAGCACCACGCCAAGAGAG GCCTGAGGAGGTTGACGGGCCGCCAGGAGGTTGGCGACCTGTTGGCGGAGAtgaaggaggagaagaggaggatggaCATGGAGCGGAAGGTGTCTATCCCGGAGTTGTTCCGCTCGCAGCTGCATCGCCAGCCGATGGTCATTTCCATCCTGCTCCAGCTCTCCCAGCAGCTCTCCGGGATCAACGCG ATTTTCTACTACTCCACCAGCATCTTCACCAAGGCCGGAGTCCAAAGTCCAGTTTACGCCACCATTGGAGCCGGAGTTGTGAACTGCGCTTTCACCGTGGTCTCG ctcTTCCTAGTTGAGCGGACGGGCCGGAGGACGCTCCACATGCTGGGATTGGGCGGCATGTGCGTCTGCGCTGTGATCATGACCGTAGCTCTCGCCTTATTG GAAACTGTCCCGGCCATGAGCTACGTCAGCATGTTATCCATCTTCGGCTTCGTGGCCTTCTTCGAGGTGGGTCCGGGTCCGATCCCTTGGTTCTTTGTCGCCGAGCTGTTCTCGCAGGGTCCCAGGCCGGCCGCCATGGCTGTGGCGGGATGCTCAAACTGGACTGCTAATTTCATTATTGGCATGAGCTTccagtatgttgct GAGCTGTGCGGTCCATATGTGTTCCTGATCTTTGCCGCGCTGCTGCTCTTTTTCCTCATCTATACCTTCTTCCGCGTGCCCGAGACGCGGGGCAAAACCTTCGACCAGATTTCCGCCAACTTTCACCACGCCTCGGCCGACGCTATGATGGACATGGACATGGAGCTCAACAAGACCGGCACGGAACTGGACTACTTGGGGGACGAGAGCATTAATTGA
- the LOC119129157 gene encoding solute carrier family 2, facilitated glucose transporter member 4-like isoform X1, protein MPAGFQQLGGETVTGTLALSVFTAVLGSLEFGYNIGVINAPQQIIERDYNATWVHRYGQAIPPGTLTSLWSLSVAIFSIGGMLSSFCVGFVSEWLGRRKAMLVNNVLAFLGGSLMSLSKLCRSFEMMIIGRFVIGAYSGLASGLTPMYVGEIAPTGLRGALGTLHQLGIVTGILLAQILGLEQLLGSEELWPVLMGLTVLPTVLQMALLPFCPESPRFLYIVRCQEHHAKRGLRRLTGRQEVGDLLAEMKEEKRRMDMERKVSIPELFRSQLHRQPMVISILLQLSQQLSGINAIFYYSTSIFTKAGVQSPVYATIGAGVVNCAFTVVSLFLVERTGRRTLHMLGLGGMCVCAVIMTVALALLETVPAMSYVSMLSIFGFVAFFEVGPGPIPWFFVAELFSQGPRPAAMAVAGCSNWTANFIIGMSFQYVAELCGPYVFLIFAALLLFFLIYTFFRVPETRGKTFDQISANFHHASADAMMDMDMELNKTGTELDYLGDESIN, encoded by the exons ATGCCGGCCGGCTTTCAGCAATTGGGAGGAGAG ACGGTGACTGGAACCCTCGCCCTATCAGTGTTCACTGCTGTACTGGGATCTTTAGAGTTTGGATACAACATTGGCGTCATCAATGCACCTCAGCAG ATCATCGAGAGGGACTACAATGCCACATGGGTGCATCGCTACGGGCAAGCCATCCCACCGGGGACCCTCACGTCCCTGTGGTCTTTGTCGGTGGCCATCTTTTCCATCGGAGGGATGCTCTCCTCCTTCTGCGTTGGCTTTGTTTCTGAGTGGCTAGGCAG GAGAAAAGCCATGCTCGTCAACAACGTGCTGGCCTTCCTGGGTGGGAGCCTGATGAGCCTATCCAAGCTGTGTCGCTCCTTCGAAATGATGATTATCGGACGCTTCGTGATCGGCGCCTACAGCG GGCTGGCGTCCGGGTTGACCCCCATGTACGTGGGCGAGATTGCGCCCACCGGTCTGCGCGGGGCACTGGGCACTCTGCACCAGTTGGGCATTGTGACGGGGATTCTCCTGGCGCAG ATTCTGGGCTTGGAGCAACTGCTGGGAAGTGAGGAGCTGTGGCCCGTCTTGATGGGGCTGACAGTGCTGCCAACTGTCCTCCAGATGGCGCTGCTTCCTTTCTGTCCCGAAAGCCCACGCTTCCTCTACATCGTCCGATGTCAGGAGCACCACGCCAAGAGAG GCCTGAGGAGGTTGACGGGCCGCCAGGAGGTTGGCGACCTGTTGGCGGAGAtgaaggaggagaagaggaggatggaCATGGAGCGGAAGGTGTCTATCCCGGAGTTGTTCCGCTCGCAGCTGCATCGCCAGCCGATGGTCATTTCCATCCTGCTCCAGCTCTCCCAGCAGCTCTCCGGGATCAACGCG ATTTTCTACTACTCCACCAGCATCTTCACCAAGGCCGGAGTCCAAAGTCCAGTTTACGCCACCATTGGAGCCGGAGTTGTGAACTGCGCTTTCACCGTGGTCTCG ctcTTCCTAGTTGAGCGGACGGGCCGGAGGACGCTCCACATGCTGGGATTGGGCGGCATGTGCGTCTGCGCTGTGATCATGACCGTAGCTCTCGCCTTATTG GAAACTGTCCCGGCCATGAGCTACGTCAGCATGTTATCCATCTTCGGCTTCGTGGCCTTCTTCGAGGTGGGTCCGGGTCCGATCCCTTGGTTCTTTGTCGCCGAGCTGTTCTCGCAGGGTCCCAGGCCGGCCGCCATGGCTGTGGCGGGATGCTCAAACTGGACTGCTAATTTCATTATTGGCATGAGCTTccagtatgttgct GAGCTGTGCGGTCCATATGTGTTCCTGATCTTTGCCGCGCTGCTGCTCTTTTTCCTCATCTATACCTTCTTCCGCGTGCCCGAGACGCGGGGCAAAACCTTCGACCAGATTTCCGCCAACTTTCACCACGCCTCGGCCGACGCTATGATGGACATGGACATGGAGCTCAACAAGACCGGCACGGAACTGGACTACTTGGGGGACGAGAGCATTAATTGA
- the c10h4orf54 gene encoding uncharacterized protein C4orf54 homolog gives MKTERSHAVTPPLPQPPTLREVTDLLQIVDSDGKSSEFDPWKQELEDVGQQMSDLGIETDSDEYEDEDDVTVLTEDESHYITTHAIRLSELSDGHDGDSDPGAGSSSSSTWDAEDGQQVFFVDYASFDCNGVLMMKREGEAAITSLHESDPSSQFSACGQGGGQVHLSIKTTSRAINDPIQENTVYHAKDARDTSPSAAGGVDGNIEGLRDRAKGLIPAPGGKLSAKESAEYSSCASSELDDADKEVRNLTAKAFKSLAYPYLDAINFSTSTSESSTSERGINRWSTFVDLKYSNVSQSLVSQSTAERGGSNRDFTEQLNGNEAHQSASSTKKIELMRNYGQGHNEVIHLTETLNFRCDVKSGMSTGERRANVAPNPTGAGSHSTDEITVNSLQGGRGRGATAKSKSMEDTHKKAIFASSVIQNVLSKKMQFEQERRMERGEVREPHHKGDCHRGKGLQRQSSKPSESNSDSAEDLSDSMDCGSRRDSLVRDSPSEAPAKAMDAIRGAMEASKGALLRSQNSAFRSWRNEQLEFPQDHKNHKIPEETPTPEGMGVRYSPSGGGKLTKMSHLFVPNIQRVASGGELDKASQLGSDHTLNIPESRVSVAASKSPEIKINLQSCHTANSVKTDDSKGQGVLAAGLKGESSDKVPHFMIRDIRDGKGKLQTPIHQVRDVRKLVKSSYHFVSLDHKSDFATADSHQDRRYPTSVSPIVIKCQSVNINSSKGDLSEDTSSPEGNQSLSMQRVTGKVSPRIIEHPSEEMSLRMESTLASKKEKMFEVTDKQQMSNQVALKKLQAAVKTMEQLYVFDKNEWKRKNQPRPLMDSHVLSLIASEENSEEEALRGSVVEKIARKDSNLNKTPPTVESWLRMTGDQDDALKARSVAASVNSSLKASAGITMGLTAKTLQPNNATPVSYNTKTFAPKSAKLPTSLKVCPTKTCGESNEILATEQSSDYENYLTIPVKSQASGSKEGLSVFSGQSRPTCFPLHIPASGTKGQEEQSQRSSNTAMATHPTDVPPATIFHSMPPGMSTNQPQVYCISPAITPAPVLDPFQTTQRKMLLDPTSGNYYLVDTPVQPSTRRLFDPETGQYVEVPMPQPPMTPLSMPISPLALGAAAYGHTYMIYPGFMTSPPVISTRTLVQPQVLMDSGEKAPPHRSEGMYMETPSYMTTGNATSMTPNVVSIARPQQGILGGKQPVISITSQQGPRIIAPPSFDGTTMSFVVEHR, from the coding sequence ATGAAGACTGAGCGAAGCCACGCGGTGACTCCTCCGCTGCCGCAGCCCCCGACCCTCCGGGAGGTGACAGATCTCCTTCAAATTGTAGATTCCGACGGGAAGTCGAGCGAGTTTGACCCTTGGAAGCAGGAGCTTGAAGACGTGGGTCAACAAATGTCCGATTTGGGGATTGAAACGGATTCCGACGAGTACGAGGACGAGGACGACGTGACCGTGCTAACCGAGGATGAGTCGCATTACATCACCACGCACGCCATCCGGCTCTCGGAGCTGTCCGACGGCCACGACGGAGACTCGGACCCGGGTGCCggttcctcctcctcgtccacgTGGGACGCGGAGGATGGCCAGCAGGTGTTCTTTGTGGATTACGCCTCGTTTGACTGCAATGGAGTACTGATGATGAAGAGGGAGGGTGAGGCTGCAATTACTAGTCTGCACGAAAGCGATCCGTCCTCACAGTTTAGCGCTTGTGGCCAGGGTGGCGGACAGGTccacctgtcaatcaaaaccaCTTCCCGGGCTATAAATGACCCGATCCAAGAAAATACTGTTTATCATGCCAAAGACGCCAGAGATACGAGCCCCTCGGCAGCGGGGGGAGTGGATGGGAACATTGAGGGGCTGCGTGATAGGGCGAAGGGTCTCATTCCGGCACCGGGCGGCAAATTGAGCGCAAAGGAAAGCGCTGAGTATTCCAGTTGTGCTTCCAGCGAGCTCGATGACGCTGACAAGGAGGTGCGGAACTTGACGGCCAAAGCCTTCAAGAGCCTGGCTTATCCTTACTTGGATGCCATCAACTTCAGCACTTCAACCAGTGAGTCTTCCACATCAGAGCGTGGGATCAACAGATGGTCCACTTTTGTTGACCTGAAGTACTCCAACGTGAGCCAGAGTCTTGTTTCCCAATCAACAGCTGAAAGGGGGGGAAGTAACAGGGACTTTACCGAGCAGCTGAATGGAAATGAAGCTCATCAAAGTGCGTCGTCTACTAAGAAAATCGAACTAATGAGGAATTATGGTCAAGGACACAACGAGGTGATACACCTCACAGAAACCTTGAATTTTCGCTGCGACGTAAAATCGGGAATGTCCACCGGAGAAAGACGCGCTAACGTCGCTCCAAACCCCACGGGAGCGGGATCACATTCCACGGATGAGATTACCGTTAACAGTTTGCAAGGAGGCAGGGGCAGAGGAGCCACTGCTAAGTCGAAAAGCATGGAGGACACTCACAAGAAAGCCATCTTCGCGTCCAGCGTCATTCAGAATGTGCTTTCCAAAAAGATGCAGTTTGAGCAGGAGCGCCGGATGGAAAGGGGTGAGGTGAGGGAGCCCCACCACAAGGGGGACTGCCACAGGGGCAAAGGACTGCAAAGACAGAGCTCCAAACCCTCTGAGAGCAACTCTGACAGCGCAGAGGACTTGTCTGACAGTATGGATTGCGGCTCGAGACGGGACTCTCTGGTGCGAGACTCTCCGTCGGAGGCGCCGGCGAAAGCAATGGATGCTATAAGGGGTGCAATGGAAGCGTCCAAAGGGGCTTTGCTTCGGAGCCAAAATAGCGCCTTCAGAAGCTGGAGGAATGAGCAGCTAGAGTTTCCACAGGATCATAAAAACCATAAAATCCCAGAAGAGACGCCAACCCCTGAGGGAATGGGGGTTCGCTACTCACCGAGCGGAGGAGGCAAACTGactaaaatgtcacatttgtttgtgcCAAACATCCAACGTGTGGCCAGTGGCGGGGAGCTGGATAAGGCGTCCCAGCTTGGATCCGACCACACTTTAAACATACCGGAGTCCCGTGTGAGTGTCGCAGCATCCAAATCCCcagaaattaaaattaatcTCCAGAGCTGTCACACGGCCAATTCCGTCAAGACCGATGACTCCAAAGGCCAGGGGGTCCTGGCTGCAGGTTTGAAGGGTGAGTCCTCGGATAAAGTGCCTCATTTTATGATTCGGGACATCCGAGATGGAAAAGGGAAGCTTCAGACGCCCATACACCAAGTTAGAGATGTCCGTAAATTGGTTAAAAGCTCCTATCACTTTGTTTCATTAGATCATAAATCGGATTTCGCTACCGCCGACAGCCACCAAGACCGTCGATATCCTACATCTGTTTCCCCCATTGTGATAAAATGTCAGTCAGTAAATATAAACAGCAGCAAAGGTGACTTATCTGAAGATACATCGTCTCCAGAGGGCAATCAAAGTTTGTCAATGCAAAGAGTGACAGGGAAAGTGTCCCCGCGGATCATAGAACATCCCTCGGAGGAGATGAGTTTAAGAATGGAAAGCACATTGGCTtcgaagaaagaaaaaatgtttgaggTCACCGATAAGCAACAAATGTCAAACCAGGTGGCTTTGAAAAAGCTCCAGGCAGCAGTCAAAACAATGGAGCAGCTTTATGtgtttgacaaaaatgaatggaaaaggaaaaaccaGCCACGGCCCCTGATGGACAGCCATGTCCTCTCATTGATTGCAAGTGAGGAGAACAGTGAGGAGGAAGCACTGAGAGGCTCAGTGGTGGAGAAAATAGCAAGAAAGGATTCTAACTTGAACAAGACGCCACCAACAGTTGAGAGCTGGCTAAGGATGACTGGCGACCAAGACGATGCCCTTAAAGCCAGGTCGGTGGCCGCTAGTGTCAATTCCAGCCTCAAGGCGTCTGCTGGCATCACCATGGGTCTTACCGCCAAGACTCTGCAGCCCAACAACGCCACGCCTGTGTCTTACAACACTAAAACATTTGCCCCCAAGTCGGCAAAATTACCCACGTCCTTGAAAGTCTGTCCGACAAAGACATGCGGCGAGTCAAATGAAATTCTGGCCACGGAACAGAGCTCTGACTATGAGAACTACCTGACCATTCCGGTCAAGTCTCAGGCCAGCGGCAGTAAAGAAGGCTTGTCCGTGTTTAGCGGCCAGTCCCGCCCAACTTGTTTTCCCTTGCACATCCCGGCATCAGGCACTAAAGGTCAGGAGGAGCAGTCCCAGAGAAGCTCCAACACTGCTATGGCAACCCACCCGACCGATGTCCCCCCAGCGACTATTTTTCACTCCATGCCACCGGGTATGTCCACAAATCAGCCCCAGGTGTACTGtatctcccctgccatcacGCCTGCACCTGTGCTAGATCCATTCCAGACCACACAGAGGAAGATGCTCCTGGATCCCACCAGTGGAAACTACTACCTGGTAGACACCCCGGTTCAACCCTCCACACGACGCCTCTTTGACCCAGAAACGGGCCAGTATGTGGAGGTTCCCATGCCCCAACCTCCCATGACCCCCCTTTCCATGCCAATTTCCCCTTTGGCCCTGGGTGCTGCAGCGTACGGACACACCTACATGATCTACCCCGGTTTCATGACGTCGCCCCCCGTGATTTCGACTCGGACGCTGGTGCAGCCGCAGGTGCTGATGGACAGCGGGGAGAAGGCGCCACCCCACAGGTCCGAGGGTATGTATATGGAGACGCCATCCTACATGACGACTGGAAATGCCACTTCAATGACACCGAACGTGGTCAGCATCGCCAGACCACAGCAAGGCATCCTCGGTGGCAAGCAGCCGGTCATCAGCATCACGTCGCAGCAGGGTCCGCGGATTATTGCCCCGCCCTCGTTTGACGGCACCACCATGAGCTTTGTGGTTGAGCATAGGTGA